One window of the Leucobacter komagatae genome contains the following:
- the purM gene encoding phosphoribosylformylglycinamidine cyclo-ligase, with product MSENSSIYAQSGVDTAAGDLAVELMKSAVQRTHGPEVLGGVGGFAGMFDASALTGYKRPLLASSTDGVGTKVALAQAIDKHDTIGQDLVAMVVDDIVVVGAKPLFMTDYIACGKVVPERIADIVRGIAEACEATGTALVGGETAEHPGLLGPDDYDVAGAATGVVEADRMLHPGLVQDGDVVIAMAASGLHSNGFSLVRHILTDKGIGYEQHSAELGATYGEALLTPTALYTAPLLRVLDDPATAGAIHSLSHVTGGGIAANLARVLPVGSWVEVDRASWSPLPVFRHLADLGGHTLESLEGAWNLGVGMFAVVAADKAPLVATALTAEGLDPWVVGTVSTAARDFTGFEQGAKGVDGGAVRLVGSYKN from the coding sequence GTGAGCGAAAACTCGTCGATCTATGCCCAGTCCGGTGTTGACACTGCCGCCGGAGACCTCGCCGTCGAACTCATGAAGTCGGCCGTTCAGCGCACCCACGGGCCGGAGGTGCTTGGCGGGGTCGGTGGCTTCGCCGGCATGTTCGACGCCTCGGCGCTGACCGGCTACAAGCGGCCCCTGCTCGCCTCGTCGACCGATGGCGTCGGCACGAAGGTCGCGCTCGCTCAGGCGATCGACAAGCACGACACGATCGGGCAAGACCTCGTCGCGATGGTCGTCGACGACATCGTCGTTGTCGGAGCGAAGCCGCTCTTCATGACCGACTACATCGCCTGCGGCAAGGTTGTCCCCGAGCGCATCGCAGACATCGTGCGCGGCATCGCCGAGGCCTGCGAGGCCACCGGCACCGCGCTTGTCGGCGGCGAGACCGCCGAGCACCCCGGCCTGCTCGGCCCAGACGACTACGACGTTGCGGGCGCCGCGACCGGCGTCGTCGAGGCAGACCGCATGCTGCACCCCGGCCTCGTCCAGGACGGCGACGTGGTCATCGCCATGGCGGCGTCGGGCCTCCACTCCAACGGCTTCTCGCTCGTGCGCCACATTCTGACCGACAAGGGCATCGGCTACGAGCAGCACTCGGCAGAGCTTGGCGCTACCTACGGCGAGGCGCTCCTCACGCCGACCGCGCTGTACACAGCGCCGCTGTTGCGCGTGCTCGACGACCCCGCGACCGCAGGCGCGATCCACTCGCTCAGCCACGTCACCGGTGGCGGCATCGCGGCGAACCTCGCGCGCGTGCTGCCCGTCGGCTCGTGGGTCGAGGTCGACCGCGCGAGCTGGTCGCCGCTTCCAGTGTTCCGCCACCTCGCAGACCTCGGAGGGCACACTCTCGAGTCGCTTGAGGGCGCATGGAACCTCGGCGTCGGCATGTTCGCTGTCGTCGCGGCTGACAAGGCGCCGCTCGTCGCAACCGCGCTCACCGCAGAGGGCCTCGACCCGTGGGTCGTCGGCACCGTCTCGACGGCCGCGCGCGACTTCACCGGGTTCGAGCAGGGCGCGAAGGGCGTTGACGGCGGCGCCGTTCGCCTCGTCGGCAGCTACAAGAACTAG
- the yiaA gene encoding inner membrane protein YiaA: MTDSTEAPQKPTPAFIGASWLALLIGLGTYLVGLFNSTMELNEKGYYFAVLMFGLFAAVSLQKTVRDRSEGIPTTAIYYGIAWFSLVLALALLAIGLWNAGSLVPSEKGFYGLGFAMSLFASVAVQKNVRDLARFSKEDADDDADEASTRAYTLAPAQPEGQQF, from the coding sequence ATGACCGACAGCACTGAAGCACCGCAGAAACCCACACCCGCGTTCATCGGGGCCTCCTGGCTCGCGCTGCTCATCGGGCTCGGCACCTATCTGGTTGGCCTGTTCAACTCGACGATGGAGCTTAACGAGAAGGGCTACTACTTCGCCGTGCTCATGTTCGGTCTCTTCGCGGCGGTGTCGCTGCAGAAGACCGTGCGAGACCGGTCTGAGGGCATCCCGACGACGGCGATCTACTACGGCATCGCCTGGTTCTCGCTCGTCCTCGCGCTCGCGCTGCTCGCGATCGGCCTGTGGAACGCGGGCAGCCTCGTCCCGAGCGAGAAGGGCTTCTACGGGCTCGGCTTCGCGATGAGCCTGTTCGCCTCGGTTGCCGTGCAGAAGAACGTGCGCGACCTCGCGCGGTTCAGCAAGGAAGACGCCGACGACGACGCTGATGAGGCTTCGACCCGCGCATACACGCTGGCCCCGGCTCAGCCCGAGGGGCAGCAGTTTTAA
- the ispF gene encoding 2-C-methyl-D-erythritol 2,4-cyclodiphosphate synthase, whose product MTTLPDIRVGTGFDVHAYDETAPLQLAGLHWPGEPGLSGHSDGDAVCHAVVDALLSAAGLGDIGGLVGVDQPETEGAASTGFVVLALAKLGAEGFRPVNVSVQIVGNRPKFAPRREEAQRVMTALVGAPVSLSATTTDRLGFTGRGEGIAAIATALIAR is encoded by the coding sequence ATGACCACACTCCCCGACATCCGCGTTGGCACGGGGTTTGACGTGCACGCCTACGATGAGACCGCTCCCCTGCAGCTCGCCGGCCTCCACTGGCCCGGAGAGCCAGGACTCTCCGGGCACAGCGACGGCGACGCGGTTTGTCACGCGGTGGTCGACGCGCTCTTGAGCGCCGCGGGCCTCGGTGACATCGGCGGCCTCGTCGGCGTTGACCAACCCGAGACCGAGGGAGCCGCGAGCACCGGGTTCGTGGTGCTCGCGCTCGCAAAGCTCGGAGCCGAGGGCTTCCGTCCGGTGAACGTCTCAGTTCAGATCGTTGGGAACCGGCCGAAGTTCGCCCCGCGCCGCGAAGAGGCCCAGCGGGTCATGACGGCGCTCGTGGGCGCGCCGGTGTCGCTCAGCGCGACGACGACAGACAGGCTCGGCTTCACGGGCCGCGGCGAGGGTATCGCCGCGATCGCGACTGCGCTCATCGCGCGTTAA
- the ispD gene encoding 2-C-methyl-D-erythritol 4-phosphate cytidylyltransferase yields MMSVAEHEPVSSHPHELARLGVVLVAAGRGERLGAGKPKAFVELAGETLIERCARTITSLPGGGHLVVVVPEELAGETLALLAQFTDAGSLWELSVTPGGRERHESVRFGVDALPEYADVVLVHDAARPLTPAALFERVATEVRRTAASVIPALPVVDTLKRVDANGVVHETVDRAPLVAVQTPQGFPRELLAAAHDRLGSVSAPVGAEQPTDDAEVVQRAGGTVLTVPGEALAHKLTTPGDLTLLLALLNAQGPGTQSPGTQDGASR; encoded by the coding sequence ATGATGAGCGTCGCGGAACACGAGCCGGTTTCGAGCCACCCGCACGAGCTGGCGAGGCTCGGCGTCGTGCTCGTCGCAGCGGGCAGGGGCGAACGCCTCGGGGCGGGCAAGCCGAAGGCCTTCGTCGAGCTCGCGGGCGAAACGCTGATTGAGCGCTGCGCGAGAACGATCACGTCGCTTCCGGGCGGCGGCCACCTCGTCGTCGTCGTGCCCGAGGAACTCGCGGGCGAGACGCTCGCGCTCCTCGCTCAGTTCACCGATGCGGGATCCTTGTGGGAGCTGTCGGTGACGCCCGGCGGCCGCGAGCGCCACGAATCCGTGCGATTCGGCGTCGACGCCCTCCCCGAGTACGCCGACGTCGTGCTCGTGCACGACGCGGCCCGCCCGCTCACCCCCGCGGCGCTCTTCGAGCGGGTCGCCACCGAGGTGCGGCGCACCGCCGCATCCGTGATCCCGGCGCTGCCCGTCGTCGACACGCTCAAGCGCGTCGACGCTAACGGCGTCGTCCACGAGACAGTGGATCGCGCGCCGCTTGTCGCCGTGCAGACACCGCAGGGCTTTCCGCGCGAGCTGCTCGCCGCAGCGCACGACAGATTAGGATCCGTGAGCGCACCCGTGGGGGCCGAGCAACCGACTGACGACGCCGAGGTCGTGCAGCGCGCCGGCGGCACCGTGCTCACTGTTCCGGGCGAGGCGCTCGCTCACAAACTCACCACGCCGGGCGACCTCACGCTCTTGCTAGCGCTGCTCAACGCACAGGGCCCAGGTACACAGAGCCCAGGCACACAGGATGGAGCTTCACGATGA
- the nusA gene encoding transcription termination factor NusA — MKIDLAMLRGLEREREIPFEELAEIIEQAIQTAYVRHAENQALPVPATEDVRVTLDRKNGEISVLVPEHDDEGNTIGEAYVTTDEFGRVASSAAKQVINQRLRDLSDDAVLGQFKDKEGQVVSGVIQQGPNPRMVHVDLGEVEGIIPPEEQIPGEEYPHGSRVRVYVTSVSKGLKGPQIVLSRTHPGLVRKLFEREVPELGEGLVEIVSLAREAGHRSKVAVRAKQAGINAKGTCIGEMGSRVRAVMSELGEEKIDIVDYSPELPKFVANALSPAKVTDVFMINESLKQVRALVPDFQLSLAIGKEGQNARLAAKLTGAKIDIQPDSIMND, encoded by the coding sequence GTGAAGATCGATCTTGCCATGCTGCGAGGGCTCGAGCGCGAGAGGGAGATTCCCTTCGAGGAGCTCGCCGAGATCATCGAGCAGGCGATCCAGACTGCGTATGTGCGGCACGCCGAGAACCAGGCGCTCCCGGTACCCGCAACCGAAGACGTTCGCGTCACCCTCGACCGAAAGAACGGCGAGATCTCCGTGCTCGTGCCCGAGCACGACGACGAGGGCAACACCATTGGTGAGGCGTACGTCACAACCGACGAGTTCGGTCGCGTCGCGTCGAGCGCGGCAAAACAGGTCATCAACCAGCGTCTCCGCGACCTATCGGACGACGCAGTGCTCGGCCAGTTTAAGGACAAAGAGGGGCAGGTTGTCTCGGGCGTCATCCAGCAGGGGCCGAACCCCCGCATGGTGCACGTTGACCTCGGTGAGGTTGAGGGCATCATCCCGCCCGAGGAGCAGATTCCCGGCGAGGAATACCCCCACGGCAGCCGCGTCAGGGTCTACGTCACGAGCGTGTCCAAGGGCCTGAAGGGTCCGCAGATCGTGCTCTCGCGCACCCACCCGGGCCTCGTGCGGAAGCTGTTCGAACGTGAGGTTCCCGAGCTCGGTGAGGGCCTCGTCGAGATCGTTTCGCTCGCCCGCGAGGCAGGTCACCGCTCAAAGGTCGCCGTGCGCGCGAAGCAAGCTGGGATTAACGCGAAGGGCACCTGCATCGGTGAGATGGGTAGCCGCGTGCGCGCCGTCATGAGCGAGCTCGGCGAAGAGAAGATCGACATCGTTGACTACTCGCCCGAGCTGCCGAAGTTCGTCGCGAACGCGCTGTCGCCCGCGAAGGTGACCGACGTGTTCATGATCAACGAGTCACTCAAGCAGGTTCGCGCACTCGTGCCCGACTTTCAGCTGTCGCTCGCGATCGGCAAGGAGGGCCAGAACGCGCGCCTCGCCGCGAAGCTGACGGGCGCGAAGATCGACATTCAGCCCGACTCGATCATGAACGACTAG
- a CDS encoding YlxR family protein: MDPIRTCVACRTRAARAELLRVVVRDGHLIVDERAVLPGRGAWVHETAECMNLAVQRGTFTRALRASGKLDGQSLENRLKTLMDK; this comes from the coding sequence ATGGATCCGATTCGGACTTGCGTTGCCTGTAGGACACGGGCGGCGCGCGCGGAACTCCTTCGAGTGGTGGTGCGTGACGGTCATCTGATTGTTGATGAGCGTGCGGTGCTGCCAGGACGAGGTGCCTGGGTGCACGAGACCGCAGAGTGTATGAATCTTGCAGTGCAGCGTGGGACCTTCACGCGGGCACTCAGAGCGTCGGGGAAACTCGATGGTCAATCACTAGAGAACAGGCTGAAAACGCTGATGGACAAGTAA
- the infB gene encoding translation initiation factor IF-2: MANPRVSEIAKKLGIESKKAVEILNDELNEFVKTPSSTIMPPTVRKLEAFVKDHPELVKAEEGAAEAAPAKAATPKKPGAAPKPGRPGPKPGAPAPAAPAAEAPAAPATPAAPKAAPAPAAPAAPAAPAEAPKADAPAKPGAAKPGAAKPGAPKPGGAAKPGAPKADGPRPGNNPFASSQGMGIPRPPRPGNNPFAANQGMGRNRPNPGNIPRPAAPRPGGPGAPGGRPGGPRPGGAPRPGGAPRPGGGGGFNRPGGAGGPGGGFGAPRPAGGFAGRGRGGRGAGTAGAFGRGGSKSKARKSKRAKRAEFEMREAPSLGGVSVPRGNGSTPIRLRRGASLSDFADKIDTSASNLVTVLFHLGEMATATESLDQATFEILGEELGYKIQIVSPEDEDRELLEAFDIDIEAELEEEGDDVLEARPPVVTVMGHVDHGKTSLLDAVRKADVGAGEAGGITQHIGAYQVHTEHDGVERALTFIDTPGHEAFTAMRARGAQVTDIAILVVAADDGIMPQTIEALNHAQSANVPIVVAVNKIDKEGANPDKVRQQLTEFGLVSEEWGGDVMFVNVSAKNNMGIDDLLEAVLLTADAGLDLRANPNKEARGVAIEAKLDKGRGSVATVLIQSGTLRVGDAIVAGTAYGRVRAMHDENGEPVLEALPSRPVSVQGLSSVPRAGDTFLVTSEDRTARQIAEKREAAERNAMLAKARKRISLEEFTKALEDGKVESLNLIIKGDVSGAVEALEESLMKIEVDDSVQLRILHRGVGAITESDVDLATIDNAIVIGFNVRPDVKARERAAREGIDIRFYNVIYNALDDIEASLTGMLKPEYEEVQSGVAEIREVFRSSKFGNIAGVIVRSGTITRNAKARVIREGVVIADGLAIESLRRFKDDVTEVKTDFEAGIGLGKFNDIQPGDEIETTEMVEKPRG; this comes from the coding sequence GTGGCTAACCCACGCGTAAGCGAGATTGCCAAGAAGCTCGGTATCGAGAGCAAGAAGGCAGTCGAAATTTTGAACGACGAACTCAACGAGTTCGTCAAGACCCCGTCCTCGACGATCATGCCGCCAACGGTGCGCAAGCTCGAGGCGTTCGTCAAGGACCACCCGGAGCTCGTCAAGGCTGAGGAGGGCGCCGCTGAGGCTGCCCCCGCGAAGGCTGCGACTCCGAAGAAGCCAGGCGCCGCTCCGAAGCCGGGTCGCCCCGGCCCGAAGCCCGGCGCACCCGCTCCGGCTGCCCCCGCGGCAGAGGCTCCGGCCGCTCCCGCGACTCCGGCAGCCCCGAAGGCTGCTCCGGCGCCCGCTGCTCCCGCAGCACCGGCCGCCCCGGCTGAGGCGCCCAAGGCCGACGCTCCGGCGAAGCCCGGCGCTGCGAAGCCCGGCGCCGCAAAGCCCGGTGCACCGAAGCCCGGCGGCGCTGCGAAGCCCGGCGCTCCGAAGGCCGATGGCCCGCGCCCCGGAAACAACCCGTTTGCTTCAAGCCAGGGCATGGGCATTCCCCGCCCGCCGCGTCCGGGCAACAACCCGTTCGCTGCAAACCAGGGCATGGGGCGTAACCGCCCGAACCCCGGCAACATCCCGCGCCCCGCGGCACCGCGCCCGGGTGGCCCCGGCGCGCCCGGTGGTCGTCCAGGCGGTCCGCGCCCGGGTGGCGCTCCGCGTCCCGGCGGCGCTCCGCGTCCCGGCGGTGGCGGCGGCTTTAACCGCCCCGGCGGCGCAGGCGGCCCCGGTGGTGGCTTCGGCGCACCGCGCCCCGCAGGCGGCTTCGCAGGTCGTGGCCGTGGTGGCCGCGGCGCTGGTACGGCTGGCGCGTTCGGTCGCGGCGGCTCCAAGAGCAAGGCACGCAAGTCGAAGCGGGCGAAGCGGGCAGAATTCGAGATGCGCGAGGCGCCGTCGCTTGGCGGCGTCAGCGTACCTCGCGGCAACGGCTCGACGCCGATCCGACTGCGCCGTGGCGCGTCGCTGTCTGACTTCGCGGACAAGATCGATACGAGCGCATCGAACCTCGTGACCGTGCTGTTCCACCTCGGTGAAATGGCGACGGCGACGGAGTCGCTCGACCAGGCGACCTTCGAGATCCTCGGCGAAGAGCTGGGCTACAAGATCCAGATCGTCTCGCCCGAGGACGAGGATCGCGAGCTCCTCGAGGCCTTCGACATTGACATCGAGGCTGAGCTTGAAGAAGAGGGCGACGACGTGCTTGAGGCGCGTCCGCCCGTTGTCACCGTCATGGGTCACGTTGACCACGGTAAGACCAGTCTGCTCGACGCTGTCCGTAAGGCAGACGTCGGCGCTGGCGAGGCCGGCGGCATCACGCAGCACATCGGTGCGTACCAGGTGCACACCGAGCACGACGGCGTCGAGCGTGCGCTGACCTTCATCGATACCCCGGGTCACGAGGCGTTCACCGCCATGCGTGCCCGTGGTGCGCAGGTCACCGACATCGCGATCCTCGTGGTCGCGGCTGACGACGGCATCATGCCGCAGACCATTGAGGCGCTGAACCACGCACAGTCGGCCAACGTGCCGATCGTTGTCGCGGTGAACAAGATCGATAAGGAGGGCGCGAACCCCGATAAGGTTCGCCAGCAGCTCACCGAGTTCGGTCTCGTCTCTGAGGAGTGGGGTGGCGACGTCATGTTCGTCAACGTCTCGGCGAAGAACAACATGGGTATCGACGATCTGCTTGAGGCAGTGCTCCTCACCGCAGACGCAGGCCTCGACCTCCGTGCAAACCCGAACAAGGAAGCCCGCGGCGTCGCGATTGAGGCGAAGCTCGACAAGGGCCGCGGCTCGGTTGCTACCGTGCTCATCCAGTCCGGTACGCTCCGCGTCGGCGACGCGATCGTCGCTGGCACCGCGTACGGCCGCGTCCGCGCGATGCACGATGAGAACGGCGAGCCCGTGCTCGAAGCGCTCCCGTCTCGCCCGGTTTCGGTGCAGGGCCTCTCGTCCGTGCCGCGCGCCGGCGATACCTTCCTCGTCACCTCCGAGGACCGTACCGCGCGTCAGATCGCTGAGAAGCGTGAGGCAGCGGAGCGCAACGCGATGCTCGCGAAGGCTCGCAAGCGCATCAGCCTCGAAGAGTTCACGAAGGCGCTTGAGGATGGCAAGGTTGAGTCGCTCAACCTCATCATCAAGGGTGACGTGTCGGGTGCCGTCGAGGCGCTCGAGGAATCGCTCATGAAGATCGAGGTGGACGATTCGGTCCAGCTCCGCATCCTGCACCGCGGCGTCGGCGCGATCACCGAGTCGGACGTGGATCTTGCCACGATCGACAACGCGATCGTCATCGGCTTCAACGTGCGCCCCGACGTCAAGGCTCGCGAGCGCGCTGCCCGCGAGGGCATCGACATCCGCTTCTACAACGTCATCTACAACGCGCTTGATGACATTGAGGCATCGCTCACGGGCATGCTCAAGCCGGAATACGAAGAGGTCCAGTCGGGCGTCGCGGAGATCCGCGAGGTCTTCCGCTCCTCGAAGTTCGGCAACATCGCCGGTGTTATCGTGCGCTCGGGCACCATTACCCGAAACGCGAAGGCACGCGTCATCCGCGAGGGCGTCGTCATCGCCGATGGCCTCGCCATCGAGTCGCTGCGTCGTTTCAAGGACGACGTCACTGAGGTCAAGACGGACTTCGAGGCTGGTATCGGCCTCGGCAAGTTCAACGACATTCAGCCCGGCGACGAGATCGAGACCACCGAGATGGTCGAGAAGCCCCGCGGCTAA
- the rbfA gene encoding 30S ribosome-binding factor RbfA, which translates to MSNPRAGKVAERIHQIVARRLDKGLRDPRLGFVTITEVRVTGDLQSASIFYTVYGDEVSQADTAAALKAATGMLRTEVGKQLGTRLTPTLEFIHDELPSTAEHMNELLAEAKRRDEEARALATGANYAGDADPYSKARDERAEESDDADDADEEDLDDDLDEELDDDFDEEDEDGLDEEELEDDEERA; encoded by the coding sequence ATGAGTAATCCACGTGCAGGAAAAGTTGCCGAGCGCATCCACCAGATTGTTGCCCGCCGACTCGACAAGGGCCTTCGCGACCCGCGTCTGGGCTTCGTGACGATCACCGAGGTGCGCGTCACAGGCGATCTGCAGAGCGCGAGCATCTTCTACACCGTCTACGGTGACGAGGTCTCGCAGGCAGACACCGCGGCCGCGCTGAAGGCCGCCACGGGCATGCTGCGCACCGAGGTGGGCAAGCAGCTCGGCACCAGGCTTACGCCGACGCTCGAGTTCATCCACGATGAGCTGCCGTCGACGGCCGAGCACATGAACGAGCTGCTCGCGGAAGCGAAGCGGCGCGACGAAGAGGCTCGGGCGCTTGCGACCGGCGCGAACTACGCCGGCGACGCTGATCCGTACTCGAAGGCGCGCGACGAACGCGCCGAGGAGTCGGACGACGCTGACGACGCTGACGAAGAGGATCTCGACGACGACCTCGACGAAGAACTCGACGACGACTTTGACGAGGAAGACGAAGACGGCCTCGACGAGGAAGAGCTCGAGGACGACGAGGAGCGCGCGTAG
- a CDS encoding chitobiase/beta-hexosaminidase C-terminal domain-containing protein, giving the protein MSIGRIAGIALAGVALLGAQAALPPSTAAAAVTQSEVAAPAASLESGRYVGPQTITFTAQPGAEIRYTLDGTHPTRQSPLASGPISVERTANVTAVAFTDRSESLPTIRGILVKTAEEPLSQFAVMSDIHLSTGTGPAWDKWAGYFDTLKRIMPSPDAIISNGDQINDNNFNTASDHQYPRTMLEQNLARTGMTDTKVMMSFGNHDDRVYRMAEQYPDAWFPGETGYYESEINGFPAFVVNTEAWNSTQASWLYGRLDAISKDPATQGQPIFVFGHRPIPATVWDGAQASNSGLKQNLSAFPQVVYFSGHSHLNITDERSIHQQDFTSVNEGSMSYGENDGKFQAFGAGLARDATIPTAQSVVVDVYADRIEIDRINYAADPGRTYTDEGVWSFQEKPPFNSSGSLAGPTWTVARGATPAETKAKFAYTQANRNAVAPSWGEAQPTVRQTETGPVLRLPQAGDDQFTSEYTLVVKDAQTGATTTLVPANGRIYSDYVVAPKPAVLDIPLAVRAGDRVGQPIDRALELGRSYEATLTAYDSYGNKSAPHTFTFTAGDVDRSAIDEAETAATPVLDRVERVLGLQSPAEPEDFGYAVADVAAATAAAAELRELFEAKPATQDAADSTAWAATDAAGALDAMLTPVNRADLAAAITEARTALGLPASAESEARDAAAETAGAAEKAGAAAEKALRAELGEAEELQQTLNVAQGAIDAAAAELREALRVWRNAAEEGEPGTTEPGASGPGASGPGTEGSTTAPGKGSGNDPLANTGATVFAGVGALAVVALGAGGALLAARRLRRD; this is encoded by the coding sequence ATGTCAATCGGCAGAATTGCGGGAATAGCGCTCGCGGGCGTCGCGCTGCTTGGAGCGCAGGCCGCGCTTCCCCCGTCGACCGCCGCGGCGGCGGTCACCCAGAGCGAGGTCGCGGCGCCAGCGGCGAGCCTTGAGAGCGGGCGCTACGTCGGGCCGCAGACGATCACCTTCACGGCCCAGCCCGGCGCCGAGATCAGGTACACGCTCGACGGCACCCACCCCACCAGGCAGAGTCCACTCGCGAGCGGGCCGATTTCCGTCGAGCGCACCGCGAACGTCACCGCCGTCGCGTTCACTGACCGGAGCGAGAGCCTGCCGACGATCCGCGGCATCCTCGTAAAGACTGCCGAGGAGCCCCTCTCGCAGTTCGCCGTCATGAGCGACATCCACCTCTCGACGGGCACCGGCCCGGCGTGGGATAAGTGGGCGGGGTACTTCGACACACTGAAGCGCATTATGCCGAGCCCCGACGCGATCATCTCCAACGGCGACCAGATCAACGACAACAACTTCAACACCGCATCAGACCACCAGTACCCGCGCACGATGCTCGAGCAGAACCTCGCGCGCACCGGCATGACCGACACCAAGGTCATGATGTCGTTCGGCAACCACGACGACCGCGTGTACCGGATGGCTGAGCAGTACCCCGATGCTTGGTTCCCCGGCGAGACCGGATACTACGAGTCCGAGATCAACGGCTTCCCAGCGTTCGTCGTGAACACGGAAGCGTGGAACTCGACGCAGGCGAGCTGGCTGTACGGCAGGCTCGATGCGATCTCGAAGGACCCTGCGACGCAGGGCCAGCCGATCTTCGTGTTCGGCCACCGTCCCATCCCGGCCACCGTCTGGGACGGCGCGCAGGCGTCGAACTCAGGCCTCAAGCAGAACCTCAGCGCGTTCCCGCAGGTGGTGTATTTCTCGGGGCACTCCCACTTGAACATCACTGACGAACGCTCGATCCACCAGCAAGACTTCACGTCGGTGAACGAGGGCTCGATGTCGTACGGCGAGAACGACGGCAAGTTCCAGGCGTTCGGCGCGGGCCTGGCGCGCGACGCGACCATTCCGACGGCGCAGTCCGTCGTCGTTGACGTGTACGCGGATCGCATCGAGATCGACAGAATCAACTATGCTGCCGACCCGGGCCGCACCTACACGGACGAGGGCGTCTGGAGTTTCCAAGAGAAGCCGCCGTTCAACTCCTCGGGTTCGCTCGCCGGCCCGACCTGGACGGTTGCGCGCGGCGCCACCCCCGCTGAGACCAAGGCGAAGTTCGCCTACACCCAAGCGAACCGAAACGCGGTCGCGCCTTCGTGGGGCGAGGCGCAGCCGACGGTCAGGCAGACCGAAACCGGGCCCGTACTGCGGCTCCCCCAGGCCGGCGACGACCAGTTCACATCCGAATACACGCTCGTCGTGAAGGACGCTCAGACAGGGGCGACAACCACGCTCGTGCCAGCGAACGGCAGAATCTACTCCGACTACGTGGTCGCCCCGAAGCCGGCCGTACTCGATATCCCCCTCGCGGTGCGCGCCGGCGACAGGGTCGGCCAGCCCATCGACCGTGCTCTCGAGCTGGGTCGCAGCTATGAGGCGACGCTAACCGCGTACGACTCCTACGGCAACAAGAGCGCCCCGCATACCTTCACTTTCACCGCTGGCGACGTCGATCGCAGCGCCATCGATGAGGCCGAGACCGCCGCGACGCCGGTCCTTGACCGCGTCGAACGCGTGCTCGGGCTGCAGTCTCCGGCTGAACCGGAAGACTTCGGCTACGCGGTCGCAGACGTCGCCGCGGCGACGGCCGCTGCGGCCGAACTCCGGGAACTCTTTGAAGCGAAGCCCGCGACGCAGGACGCGGCAGACAGCACCGCCTGGGCAGCCACCGATGCCGCCGGCGCGCTCGATGCCATGCTTACACCGGTGAACCGCGCCGACCTGGCGGCCGCAATCACCGAGGCACGCACGGCGCTCGGCTTGCCTGCCAGCGCCGAGAGCGAGGCTCGCGACGCGGCTGCAGAAACGGCTGGCGCTGCAGAGAAGGCTGGCGCCGCGGCTGAGAAGGCGTTGCGCGCCGAACTCGGCGAGGCCGAGGAGCTGCAGCAGACGCTGAACGTGGCCCAGGGGGCGATTGATGCTGCTGCAGCTGAGCTTCGAGAGGCGCTCAGGGTGTGGAGGAACGCCGCGGAAGAGGGCGAGCCGGGCACCACAGAACCGGGGGCTTCCGGGCCGGGCGCTTCCGGACCGGGCACAGAGGGGTCAACGACCGCCCCGGGCAAGGGCTCGGGCAACGACCCGCTCGCGAACACCGGAGCGACGGTGTTCGCTGGCGTTGGCGCTCTCGCCGTCGTCGCGCTCGGCGCGGGTGGTGCCCTGCTGGCGGCGCGCCGCCTCCGCCGCGACTAG